A window of Paraburkholderia bryophila contains these coding sequences:
- a CDS encoding ATP-binding protein, whose product MNASAWLHWPRSLFARLTVILFVGLASAQALSFWLTMTERDQTMTNIMTGYIEREVTSSVALLDHLPANERAQWLPRLARRSYEFILGPGVSGGPVDAHLSARIAASISDGIGTNYPLTVNAVPGDDERLQVHLKLSDGAPLTIDLRPMSSAPLSGWLLSGLLLQLIVLIACCWLAVRLATRPLHELAVAADTLGPDLKAARLSEKGPSEVARAARAFNAMQDRIAMYMTERMQILAAISHDLQTPITRMRLRVDVMEGEPEGAKLRQDLQEMEALVKEGVTYARTLHGATEVRCRIDPDALFDSLVCDYVDAGQSVSLQGSFGAPIMTRPQALRRIVGNLVDNALKFSGAAEIQVAALHDGQTTITVSDRGPGIPAQSLEAVFEPFFRLEASRNRNTGGTGLGLAIARQLALAMDATLSLHNREGGGLEARLTLKNLSETAKRS is encoded by the coding sequence ATGAACGCGAGTGCCTGGCTGCATTGGCCGCGCTCGTTGTTCGCGCGGCTGACGGTGATTCTGTTCGTTGGCCTTGCGTCGGCGCAGGCGTTGTCGTTCTGGCTCACCATGACCGAACGCGACCAGACCATGACGAACATCATGACCGGTTACATCGAACGAGAGGTGACGAGTTCGGTCGCGTTGCTCGATCATTTGCCGGCCAATGAGCGCGCGCAATGGTTGCCGCGTCTCGCGCGGCGCAGCTACGAATTTATTCTTGGGCCTGGCGTGAGCGGCGGCCCGGTCGATGCGCATTTGTCGGCGCGAATTGCCGCCTCCATTTCCGATGGGATCGGGACCAACTATCCGCTGACGGTCAATGCGGTGCCCGGCGACGACGAGCGCTTGCAGGTTCATCTGAAGCTCTCCGACGGCGCGCCGTTGACGATCGATCTGCGGCCCATGTCGAGCGCGCCGCTGTCCGGTTGGCTGTTATCCGGCTTGCTGCTGCAATTGATCGTGCTGATTGCGTGCTGCTGGCTGGCGGTGCGATTGGCGACACGTCCGCTGCATGAATTGGCTGTCGCCGCCGATACGCTCGGTCCCGATCTGAAGGCGGCGCGGTTGTCGGAGAAGGGACCGTCCGAAGTGGCGCGCGCCGCGCGAGCATTCAACGCCATGCAGGACCGTATCGCGATGTACATGACCGAACGCATGCAGATTCTCGCGGCGATCTCGCACGATCTGCAAACGCCGATCACCCGTATGCGGCTGCGTGTCGATGTGATGGAAGGCGAACCTGAAGGCGCGAAACTGCGGCAGGATCTGCAGGAAATGGAAGCGTTGGTGAAAGAGGGCGTGACGTACGCGCGGACTTTGCACGGCGCGACGGAGGTGCGCTGCCGTATCGATCCCGACGCGCTATTCGACAGTCTGGTGTGCGACTACGTCGACGCCGGGCAGTCGGTGTCGTTGCAGGGATCGTTCGGCGCGCCGATCATGACGCGGCCCCAGGCGTTGCGTCGCATTGTCGGTAATCTCGTGGACAACGCATTGAAGTTCAGCGGTGCCGCCGAGATCCAGGTCGCCGCGTTGCACGATGGGCAGACCACGATCACCGTGTCGGACCGCGGTCCCGGTATCCCCGCCCAGTCGCTGGAGGCCGTATTCGAACCGTTCTTCCGGCTCGAAGCATCGCGTAATCGCAATACGGGGGGAACCGGTCTTGGTCTCGCCATCGCAAGACAACTTGCTCTCGCAATGGACGCGACGCTCTCTCTCCACAATCGCGAGGGTGGCGGACTGGAAGCGAGACTCACGTTGAAGAACTTGAGCGAGACGGCGAAAAGGTCGTGA
- a CDS encoding thioredoxin family protein yields MLNLNRLKTLAMTAAFAATAVTGTAAIAEPLKTGPRAPEFTGISTWLNSDPLTIQKLRGKVVLVDFWTYTCINCINTLPYVKSWNQKYKDQGLTVIGVHTPEYPFERDTDNVKTAIKRFGITYPVAQDNQYATWSAYNNQYWPAFYLIDKKGQVVYTHFGEGDYAKTEAAIQALLAQKD; encoded by the coding sequence ATGCTGAATCTCAATCGACTGAAAACGCTGGCCATGACCGCCGCATTCGCTGCCACCGCGGTCACCGGCACTGCGGCCATCGCGGAGCCGCTCAAGACCGGCCCTCGCGCGCCGGAGTTCACCGGCATCAGCACATGGCTGAACAGCGATCCGCTCACCATCCAGAAACTGCGCGGCAAGGTCGTACTGGTCGATTTCTGGACCTACACCTGCATCAACTGCATCAACACGCTGCCGTACGTGAAAAGCTGGAATCAGAAGTACAAGGATCAGGGACTCACGGTAATCGGGGTCCACACCCCCGAGTACCCGTTCGAGCGCGATACGGATAACGTCAAGACCGCCATCAAGCGTTTCGGCATTACCTATCCGGTCGCGCAGGACAACCAGTATGCAACGTGGAGCGCTTACAACAACCAGTACTGGCCCGCGTTCTATCTGATCGACAAGAAAGGCCAGGTGGTCTACACGCACTTCGGCGAAGGCGACTACGCCAAGACCGAGGCAGCCATTCAGGCACTGCTTGCGCAGAAAGACTAA
- a CDS encoding SPFH domain-containing protein codes for MSLLVPLVVLLVIGLLAVIGVWLSGAVHYIPNDAIGVIEKIWSAQGSVQVGLLALHGEAGFQPDVRRGGFHFFTPFQYRVHIRPMVSVTQGKIGYVFARDGVDLPAGQTLADNATVDDFRDVRAFLEHGGQKGPQRKVLREGTHILNPALFVVMTEDTTYSLSMAPEERAYYARMRDVLDERSAFTPVVIKEVTGAHGSDQIAVVTVQDGPGLRVDELLAPDVGDLHNAFQEPEKFLAAGGRRGRQERVLVEGTYYINRLFATVEFLTKTIVPVGFVGVVVSYTGRRGDDLSGSDYSHGELVKTGCRGVWSEPLMPGKYAFNPYAGKIEFVPTTNFVLLWKAGESGSNFDSNLREITLITKDAFEPQLPLSVVVHIDYRKAPLVVQRFGNIEQLVEQTLDPMVSSYFKNVSQTRTFIELIQSRSELQGNASSEMRERFKAYSLEFEEVLIGTPKPQAGDTQIENIMAQLRDRQIAREQVETFAQKQIAADKQRELNEAEQRAAKQKELTGSLVDVSIKENQGSAAVKAAEKRRQEIEALAQADKFRQEMEGSGRASAIKAVGEAEASAIKAKSEALQGEGADKQLMQTVMLRLAEAFETSRVPLVPQIQLGGDSGGNAINTLMSLMSSLKAGELAQSLSSKSE; via the coding sequence ATGAGCTTACTGGTCCCGCTGGTCGTTTTACTCGTCATCGGACTGCTCGCGGTGATCGGCGTCTGGCTGTCGGGGGCCGTTCACTATATTCCGAACGACGCGATCGGCGTCATCGAAAAGATCTGGAGTGCGCAAGGATCGGTGCAGGTCGGCCTGCTCGCCTTGCATGGCGAAGCCGGCTTTCAACCTGACGTGCGCCGCGGCGGTTTTCACTTCTTCACGCCGTTCCAGTATCGCGTTCATATCCGGCCGATGGTGTCGGTCACGCAAGGCAAGATCGGCTATGTCTTCGCGCGTGACGGGGTCGATCTGCCGGCGGGCCAGACGCTCGCCGACAATGCCACCGTCGACGATTTCCGCGACGTCCGCGCGTTTCTCGAACATGGCGGCCAGAAGGGTCCGCAGCGCAAGGTGCTGCGTGAGGGCACGCACATTCTGAATCCGGCGCTGTTCGTCGTCATGACGGAGGACACGACCTATTCACTGTCGATGGCGCCGGAAGAACGCGCCTACTACGCCCGCATGCGCGACGTGCTCGACGAGCGCAGCGCCTTTACGCCGGTCGTGATCAAGGAAGTCACGGGCGCCCATGGTTCCGACCAGATCGCCGTGGTAACGGTGCAGGATGGTCCGGGGCTGCGCGTGGACGAATTGCTTGCACCCGACGTCGGCGATCTGCACAACGCGTTTCAGGAGCCGGAGAAGTTTCTCGCGGCGGGTGGACGTCGCGGTCGTCAGGAACGCGTGCTGGTGGAAGGCACTTACTACATCAACCGGCTCTTCGCGACGGTTGAGTTTCTGACGAAGACCATCGTTCCGGTCGGCTTTGTGGGCGTGGTGGTGTCGTACACGGGCCGTCGCGGCGACGACCTCTCCGGCAGCGACTACAGTCATGGCGAGTTGGTAAAAACCGGTTGCCGTGGCGTCTGGAGCGAACCGCTGATGCCCGGCAAGTACGCGTTCAACCCGTACGCCGGCAAGATCGAATTCGTCCCGACCACCAACTTCGTGCTGCTCTGGAAAGCCGGCGAAAGCGGTTCTAACTTCGATTCGAATCTGCGCGAGATCACGTTGATCACGAAGGACGCGTTCGAACCGCAATTGCCGTTGTCGGTGGTCGTGCATATCGACTATCGCAAGGCGCCGCTCGTCGTGCAGCGTTTCGGCAATATCGAGCAACTGGTCGAGCAGACGCTCGATCCGATGGTGTCGTCGTACTTCAAGAACGTCTCGCAAACGCGGACGTTTATCGAGTTGATCCAGTCGCGCAGCGAATTGCAGGGCAATGCGTCGAGTGAGATGCGCGAGCGCTTCAAGGCGTATTCGCTGGAGTTCGAGGAAGTGCTGATCGGCACACCGAAGCCGCAAGCTGGCGACACGCAGATCGAGAACATCATGGCGCAGTTGCGCGACCGGCAGATCGCGCGCGAACAGGTCGAAACGTTCGCGCAGAAACAGATCGCCGCAGACAAGCAGCGCGAACTGAACGAAGCAGAACAGCGTGCGGCGAAACAGAAGGAGTTGACTGGTTCCTTGGTCGATGTATCGATCAAGGAGAACCAGGGTTCGGCAGCGGTGAAGGCCGCTGAGAAGCGTCGTCAGGAAATCGAAGCGCTCGCGCAGGCCGACAAGTTCAGGCAGGAAATGGAGGGCTCAGGTCGCGCGTCGGCGATCAAGGCGGTCGGTGAAGCGGAAGCTTCGGCGATCAAGGCGAAGTCCGAAGCGCTGCAAGGTGAAGGTGCCGACAAGCAACTGATGCAAACGGTGATGCTGCGTTTGGCCGAAGCGTTCGAAACGTCACGTGTTCCGCTCGTTCCGCAGATCCAGTTGGGTGGTGATAGTGGCGGCAATGCGATCAATACGCTGATGTCGCTGATGAGTTCACTGAAGGCGGGGGAACTGGCGCAGTCGCTGTCGAGTAAGAGCGAATAG
- a CDS encoding alpha/beta fold hydrolase, with translation MSDQINMRRRRLLGTTVAGLSLLELGLSGIANAQSNGASAGSRLVSFDNLKQVNIGTLSMGYAEAGPHHGPVVILLHGWPYDIYSFAEVTPLLAAAGYRVIVPYLRGYGTTRFLSADTPRNGQQAVVAVDIIALMDALKIDKAIFGGFDWGARTVNIIAALWPERCKAMVSVSGYLIGSQEANRTPLPPKAELAWWYQFYFATERGYAGYEANRHDFNKLIWHTASPKWNFDDATFDRSAESFNNPDHVAVVIHNYRWRLGLVKGEPQYDELEKRLATAPTISVPTITMEGDANGAPHPDPAAYAKKFTGKYAHRNIGGGIGHNLPQEAPKAFADAVIDVAHL, from the coding sequence ATGTCGGATCAGATCAATATGCGGCGCCGTCGTTTGCTCGGCACGACGGTTGCCGGGCTCAGCTTGCTGGAACTGGGCCTGAGCGGAATCGCCAACGCGCAGTCCAACGGTGCGTCGGCGGGGTCCCGCCTCGTGTCGTTCGACAACCTGAAGCAGGTCAATATCGGCACGCTTAGCATGGGTTACGCGGAAGCCGGTCCGCATCATGGTCCGGTGGTGATTCTTCTGCACGGCTGGCCTTACGACATCTACAGTTTCGCTGAAGTCACGCCGTTGCTCGCGGCGGCCGGCTATCGCGTCATCGTGCCGTATCTGCGCGGCTACGGCACCACGCGGTTTCTGTCTGCGGATACGCCGCGCAACGGGCAGCAGGCGGTGGTCGCTGTGGACATCATCGCGCTGATGGATGCGTTGAAGATCGACAAGGCGATTTTCGGCGGCTTCGACTGGGGCGCGCGGACGGTGAACATCATTGCGGCGCTGTGGCCGGAGCGATGCAAGGCGATGGTGTCGGTGAGCGGCTATCTGATCGGCAGCCAGGAAGCGAATCGCACGCCGTTGCCGCCGAAAGCGGAACTCGCGTGGTGGTATCAGTTCTATTTCGCCACGGAACGCGGCTATGCGGGTTACGAAGCGAACCGCCACGACTTCAACAAACTGATCTGGCACACGGCCTCGCCCAAATGGAATTTCGACGACGCGACGTTCGATCGTTCGGCCGAGTCGTTCAACAATCCGGACCATGTCGCGGTGGTGATTCACAACTATCGCTGGCGTTTGGGGCTGGTCAAGGGCGAGCCGCAATACGACGAGCTGGAAAAGCGTCTGGCCACGGCGCCGACTATTTCCGTGCCGACCATCACCATGGAAGGCGACGCCAACGGGGCGCCGCATCCCGATCCAGCCGCGTACGCGAAGAAGTTCACCGGCAAGTACGCGCATCGCAACATTGGCGGCGGTATCGGCCATAACCTGCCGCAGGAAGCGCCGAAAGCGTTCGCCGATGCGGTGATCGACGTTGCCCATCTTTAA
- a CDS encoding creatininase family protein produces MLLHLSTWAEVGQYLTRSRSIVVPIGSNEQHGPTGLLGTDWLCPQIIAYEAEKRADLLIAPTFNIGMAQHHLAFAGTISLRPSTFIAAIGDWTRSLALHGFEKILFLNGHGGNIASIEAAFSELYAEASFARRRAGFALKLCNWWDLEGVGELAREQFPTGHGAHATPSEIAITQWALPESIKHAAYSPQIAPSGPIREALDFRARFADGRMGSDPAQASQERGGALVELAAQSLIREMEAFSRESVPD; encoded by the coding sequence ATGCTTTTACATCTGTCGACCTGGGCCGAAGTCGGCCAATACCTGACACGCAGCCGCTCGATCGTCGTGCCGATCGGCTCGAACGAACAACACGGTCCCACCGGCCTGCTGGGCACCGACTGGTTGTGCCCGCAAATCATCGCGTACGAAGCCGAGAAACGCGCCGACCTGCTGATCGCGCCGACCTTCAACATCGGCATGGCGCAGCATCACCTCGCGTTCGCGGGCACCATTTCGCTGCGACCGTCGACCTTCATCGCCGCCATTGGCGACTGGACCCGATCGCTCGCGCTGCACGGCTTCGAGAAAATCCTTTTCCTGAACGGTCATGGCGGCAACATCGCGTCGATCGAAGCCGCATTCTCCGAGCTATATGCCGAGGCCAGTTTCGCGCGGCGACGCGCGGGCTTCGCGCTGAAGCTGTGCAACTGGTGGGACCTCGAAGGCGTCGGCGAACTGGCGCGCGAGCAGTTCCCGACCGGCCACGGCGCGCACGCCACGCCGTCCGAGATCGCGATTACGCAATGGGCGCTGCCCGAGTCGATCAAGCACGCGGCCTACAGTCCGCAGATCGCACCGTCGGGACCGATTCGCGAAGCACTCGATTTTCGCGCGCGCTTTGCCGATGGGCGGATGGGCTCCGATCCGGCTCAGGCGTCTCAGGAGCGGGGCGGCGCGCTGGTCGAACTGGCCGCGCAGAGCCTGATCCGCGAGATGGAGGCGTTCAGTCGCGAGAGCGTGCCGGACTGA
- a CDS encoding response regulator — protein sequence MDTTDHVLIVDDDRGIRELIAGYLEKNGMRVSLAANGRQMHAALEHGAPDLIVLDLMMPGEDGLVLCRELRASKFRSVPVLMLTARNEEADRILGLEMGADDYLPKPFAVRELLARIRAVLRRARMLPPGMQVSESSQMLGFGDWRLDTTARHLLDAEGTMVALSGAEYRLLRVFLDHPQRVLTRDQLLNLTQGRQADQFDRSIDLMVSRLRQRLRDVAREPRYIKTLRSEGYVFSAAVNVIEDEQ from the coding sequence ATGGACACGACCGACCATGTACTGATCGTCGACGACGATCGCGGCATTCGCGAACTGATTGCCGGCTACCTCGAGAAGAATGGCATGCGCGTCTCGCTCGCGGCCAACGGACGGCAGATGCATGCCGCGCTGGAACACGGCGCGCCGGATCTGATCGTGCTCGATCTGATGATGCCGGGTGAAGACGGCCTGGTGCTGTGCCGCGAACTGCGGGCCAGCAAGTTCCGGTCGGTGCCTGTGCTGATGCTGACCGCTCGTAATGAAGAAGCCGATCGTATTCTCGGTCTGGAAATGGGCGCGGACGACTACCTGCCCAAGCCGTTTGCCGTGCGCGAACTGCTTGCGCGGATTCGCGCGGTGCTGCGCCGCGCGCGCATGCTACCGCCCGGCATGCAGGTCTCGGAGTCCTCGCAGATGCTGGGATTCGGCGACTGGCGGCTCGATACGACCGCGCGCCATCTGCTCGACGCGGAGGGCACCATGGTCGCGTTGAGCGGCGCGGAGTACCGGTTGCTGCGTGTGTTTCTCGATCATCCGCAGCGCGTGTTGACGCGCGATCAGTTGCTCAATCTGACCCAGGGCCGGCAAGCCGATCAGTTCGACCGTTCGATCGATCTGATGGTGAGCCGCTTGCGTCAGCGCCTGCGCGACGTGGCTCGCGAGCCGCGTTACATCAAGACGCTGCGCAGCGAGGGCTATGTGTTTTCCGCGGCGGTCAACGTGATCGAGGACGAGCAATGA
- a CDS encoding GFA family protein produces MSANVLKGSCHCGAVKFEIRAPIEPAGRCNCSLCRRKGALMTPLFPANELTILQGEEDLTLYQFNTRVAKHYFCRHCGIYPFHQTRKDPLLWRANIGCLEGIDPYTLEAGVANGASLSVVEDA; encoded by the coding sequence ATGAGCGCCAATGTACTGAAAGGGTCCTGCCATTGCGGGGCCGTCAAATTCGAAATTCGTGCCCCGATCGAACCCGCCGGGCGCTGCAATTGCAGCCTGTGCCGCCGCAAGGGCGCGCTGATGACGCCGCTGTTCCCCGCGAATGAATTGACGATCCTGCAGGGCGAAGAGGACCTCACGCTGTACCAGTTCAACACGCGGGTGGCGAAGCACTATTTCTGCCGCCATTGCGGTATCTACCCGTTTCATCAGACGCGTAAAGACCCGCTGCTGTGGCGCGCCAATATCGGTTGCCTTGAAGGGATCGACCCGTATACGCTGGAAGCCGGTGTTGCCAACGGTGCCAGCCTGTCCGTGGTGGAGGACGCATGA